The sequence CCGACCGAAACGAAGGCGGGCAACTAGTCTATGACTACTAGTGTAGGGTCCTGTAAATAGGTTTGTGGTGTGGTAGTTTTGGTGTATGTCACATGCTGCTGCCGCGCTTGAGGTTACTGAACAGCAACGTCAGGGTTTAGAGGAAATCGCGTCATCTCCGTCTCGTCCGTATCGGGAGGTGATTCGTGCTAAAGCCTTGCTTGCTGCCTGTGATGGGGTGGCTAATCTTGAGATTGCCAGGCGGTGTGATGTCTCGGCGGTCACTGTTAGGGCGTGGCGTCGGCATTTCCAGCAGCACGGTTTAAATAACTTCGGTGCGGTAGCACCTGGCCGGGGACGGAAACCGACCTATAGTAACGAGGACTATATCTCCATGCTGGAGATGCTGTTTAACTCAGAACCACCGGGTGGTGATAGCCGGTGGAGTGTGCGAACCATGGCTGCTGCCTGCGGGATGAGTAAGTCAACAGTGGCGAAGATCTGGAAATCCTTAGGTATTGCACCGCATCGTACCGATATATTTAAACTGTCGAATGACCCGGAGTTTACAGAGAAACTCGTCGATATCGTAGGTCTTTATCTTAATCCCCCAGAAAAAGCTGTCGTGTTGTGTGTGGATGAAAAATCCTCTATCCAGGCGAGGGTGTCAAGTTGTTTGTGTGTGGGGTTGATTTTATAGGTAGTTTTGGAAGCGGTCGGGGTAGGCTACGGACATTTGGTTGATGGCTTGTTTCCACCCTGCCACGCGTGCACCTTCTATGAGGCGTCCGGCTGTGGCAGCAACCTTTTTGCCTTCTTTGGCTCGTTTGGCGGCACGGCGATCTTCGATATTGCAGATCATCAACCACAGCGTCTTGACTGCGGATTCATCGTTAGTGAACTGCACCCTATTACGGGTGGCTTTACGTAGTTGATTGTTAAACGATTCAATCGAATTCGTCGTGTAGATCACCTTCCTCGCTGCTGGCGGGAACTGTAGAAACGGTATAAACCGATCCCACGCATCGCGCCACACTTTCACTGATTGCGGATATTTCTGCCCCAGCTCAGTTGCAGCAAAGTGTTCTAACGCTTGCGCTGCCTGGTCCTCATCAGCAGCGGTGTAGATCTGCTTTAAAGCCGCTGATACTGCTTTACGGTCCCCGTACGCAACCCACCGGTTGGCTGCCCTGATCAGGTGGACGATACAGGTTTGAACCATCGAGTTCGGCCAGGTCGCTTCGACTGCTTCTGGCAGGCCTTTCAACCCATCACAGCACACGATGAAAACGTCTTTAACACCCCGGTTAGCCAGGTGGGAACAGACCTGTGCCCAGAACGAGGCTCCTTCTTCTTTGGCAATCCAAATACCCAGGATGTGCTTAATACCGTCCATATCCACCCCGATAGCCAGATAAGCAGACTTGTTGACCACTCGCCCACCATCACGGACTTTGATACGCAGTGCATCGAGGAACACCACGGGGTAGAACTCATCTAGCTGGCGGCTTTGCCACTGCAGTACTTCGTCGAGCACTGCATCAGTAACCGCAGAGATCGTCTCATGCGACACATCGATCTTCAAGGCTGTGGCTAGGTGGTGTTGGATATCACGGATGGTCATCCCACCGGCATACAAACTAACGATCATGTCATCGACATCGGTCAGGCGACGTACTCCTTTAGGCACCATCGTCGGAACAAACGTCCCCTGCCGATCACGGGGCACATCAATGGTGACAGGCCCATAGTTAGAATCCACGGTCTTTGGATAGCTGCCATTGCGGTGGTTATCAGCCCGAGCAGCGTTTTTGGCTGCCCTGTCACCAGACTGATAGCCGAGGTGGACATCCATTTCCGCCTGCAATGCTGCCGATAGCGAGGCTTGCAGCATGCCCCTGACCAGTTCATTGGCATCCGTAGTAGAGGTTGCAAGCTCCTTGATGATTTTAGCTACCTCAGGATTGGCAAGCAGTTTCTCCTCAATAGCATCAATCCGAGCTTTATCCTCTGGATCACGTCGCGTCATAGTCGTCATTGTGGTTCATCTCCTCATGCAGGATCGGTATCCCACACACAAACCATCTGACACCATCATCCAGGCACTGGATCGCACACAACCATCACTACCATTAAAACCGGGACGTGCAGGAACAATGACCCATGACTACAAACGACACGGCACCTCCACCCTGTTTGCAGCACTAGATACCGCCACCGGAAAAGTGATCGCGCAGACCACCAAACGACACCGTAACCAGGAATTTCTCACCTTCCTCCGCCAGATTGATGCCACAGTGCCAGACGAACTCGGTGTTCATATCGTGTTAGATAACTACGCCACTCACAAACACTCCAACATCAAAGCCTGGCTCGATAAACATCCACGGTTTATCTTCCACTTCACTCCCACCTCGTCATCATGGCTTAACCAGGTCGAACGATTCTTCGGCATCCTGACCGACAAAGTCATCCGCAATCAAGCCTTCCACTCGGTAGCCGACCTCGAACACAAGATCATGGACTGGATCAACCACCGCAACATAAACCCCACACCTTTTACCTGGGTTAAAGACGCAGAAACCATCCTGGCCACAATCAACCGCGCACGCACCACCCTTGAATCCACCACTAACCAGAAACACAATTAAAGGACTCTACACTAGGTTTACAGAGCAACTTATCGGTTGCTCGAAATGAAAGCCTGAAAATCGAAGAAGAAATAACCAATTTGCGTGAAATTAGTGATAGGAAATCAGAACTCAAAGCTGAAGAAACAAGCTTGTCTTCCCGCACTGAGCAAGATATTCAAGAGAGGTTCCCGAGGAGAAAGCAGATCGTAGCGCGATTTGGAGAAATTATCGAGAAATTGTACGGGGAAGCAGCAAATTTGATGATTTCGTCCGGAAAAAGTGGACCGCAATTTGAAGTAGAGCTCCCGAAGACTGGCTCTGGTGGAGTCCAACTAATGGCCATCTTTGCCTACGACATAGCAATTAGTGAAGATTTGGCAAAAAGAAACGCTGGACCAGGTTTTCTAATTCACGATAGTGGTATGTTCGCCGATGTCGATGAGCGGCAAACAGCTATCGCTCTCGAAGTCGCCTATTCATCAGCAAAAGCTTTTGGATACCAGCATATAATAACAATGAACAGCGATAATGTACCTGTGGAAGACTTTGAAGATATTGAATTTTTTGAGGATTCGATCGTACTCTACCTTAGGGACGGAGATGACTCTGGGCGGCTTTTGGGTCAAAGGATTTAGCTTCGAAACTCCATTGAAATGATCTCAGGATAAAGCTACGGTGGGCTTAGACTGGCGACAAGTCCTCCAGGGGAGGACTTCCCATCCCGATGGATGGGATAGCCAACCGTCTCTTCGCCCATTTCGTAACAGGTTTTACGCCGTCAGATTCAGAGAGTCGGTAAGCTTTTTAAGTTCAGCTTCGTGCTTTTGTCTGTGGCAATCGCAAACCGCATGTGGGCTATTGGGTCACGCCCATTAGGCCGTCCATTAATGCAACTCTGTCATGCATTAATATGGCCCAGTATCCCATGTTGTTTAGCATGACAACAACGTCCCCAGGGCAACTCAGCTCAATGCGGTTGGTCATGGAAACCTCGGCAAGATTTTCAAACCGACCAGTATTATCGATTGCGGAGCGTATTAGACCGATCCTTCCAACCTCATCGTTGTAATGTCGAAGTGGCCTGTCAGTTTCCGAAAAGAGTTCTGCTCTCGGGTCCTCGATAAATATGTGCGTTGTCATGATTTGAAAGTTGGATTCGCATGGTCGGAAAGTGGTTTTCCGGTGTTTGGAAAGCGGTGGGGCGGGGGTAGCTTTCGGTGGCTTGGTTGCGCACCGAAAGCTACTGGTGTAGGAGCCCTGTTTTAGATTGCTTCAGACGGGTTATGTTGTGCCCGTAGGTTGGTTTTTCCGTCGAGTCGGATGACCATGGATGGGTGCAGGATGCGGTTGATGAGTGATTCCGCTGTGACTTGGTTGGGTATTTGTTTCATCCAATCTTGGGGTTCTAGTTGTGAGACAATGACGGTTGCTTGGCCTTCTCGTGCGTCCATGAGGCTAAATAGCAGGCTGCTGGCATGTCGCGAGATTTCTGTGGTGTAGAAATCATCGATGATCAGCAGATGGTATTTGGCGAGCTGTTGCGTCAGACTGTCCAGGGCAAAGGTGTTATCACGTAGGGCATCGAAGTGGCGAGCGAGTTCGGCTAAGCGCCAGTAACGTACTTTCAGCTGGTTGATGCAGGCGTTGACACCGATGGCTTGCGCGAGGTAGCTTGTTCCGCTGCCGGTAGGGCCGATGATGATCAGGTTTTGGGTGTTTGGCCCGATGATCCATTCACTGTCTTTTAGCCGGGCTAGACGCTGGGCTGATAGCCCTGTCTCGGGGTTCGGGTTGATGTGTTCGATGGATATGTTGGGGTTAGCAAAGTGTGCGCCTGCGATCGCTTTGCGGGTGGCGTTTGCTTTACGGTTGGTGTCTTGGGCGAGCATCATCTCGCACAAAAAGTCGTAGAAGCTGAAGTGATCGTAGGCTGGATCGGCCAGCATTTCCAGAGCTCGGGCACCTGCGGTAGCGATTTTGGCACGTGAGAACTGTTCTTTGAGTTCTTCTTCGCTCATATGGCATGGCTTGAGTGGTTGGTTGTTGACGCCACCCCACAAGAAGTAGAAACCGAGTACTATCTCACCGAGCCCATCAACACAGGGTCGTAAAAGAAGCGGAACTAAACCCAGGACGCTTCACTTCAAGGTCACTCCGTACACCGGGCACGGCCGCGAGGGGGTTATTAATTTTCTAGCTTCTGGTAGTGGGGCTTAAGGGGCAAAGTGTGTGCTTTTATCCGCGTCCTGCCCAGCTGGGATTGAAGTCGGTGTCGATGCCGGTTTCGTAGGTGGCGGGGCGTTGGTGTTTCCACAGTGGCGGGAAAACATACTGGCTATCCGGATATGGTTAAACTCACAAATCCAGCGTGTGATTGTACTAGGGGCACGATCACAAAAGTCACCGACGATTTCCACATCACCCCTACCACCCCCACCGTATTGCGTCACACCGCATTGTCGAGTCATTTTGAATCAGGGCCACTAGAGTATACAACCATGTTCTTCTTCAGTAACTTCTTCAGGCGGATCAGGACTTACGTCGTAACCGCCACTTTTACCGTCGCATCCATCCTCTCATCCCTTATCCCTGGTATTCCGTCGCCGACCTTGCCAACCCCGCCGGTCACGACGACTACCTCCCCCACATCCCCGACCACCCCCTCGACAGAGCCTTCTGAGCCCTCTGAGCCAACCCCGGAGCCCTCTGAGCCCACCCCCGAGCCCTCTGAGCCAACCCCCGAACCGTCTGAGCCGTCTGAGCCGACCACCCCGGCTGAACCGACTGGCGTAATTAATTACGTCAGTCTGGGTGATTCCTACGCGGCCATGGGTTCTTTCAATGTCGGTCATGACGGCCCGTCCTACTGTTACCGTTCCCTCGACAACTACGGCCAGGTTATTCTGAATGGTGAGAAGATCGTAGGTACCGATGTCTCCTGCTCCGGCGCAGAAGCAGACAGTATCTACGGCCATCAGTGGGTTCCAAGAGCAGGTGCAATGCTTCCCCCGCAGGTTGATGCGCTGTCTGAGGACACCCAGCTTGTCTCCGTTACCGTTGGTGCCAATGACCTTGGTCAGTATGATTTCGGCCAGTGTGTTATCGGCGCTGTCCGCGAACAGAAAGTCAGTGACTGTGCTCCACAGTTTGAGGATAAGATCTGGACTGAGATGGACAACCTGCCAAGCGAGCTGGACAAGGCTTACGCTGCAATCCGCGAGGCTGCCCCGAATGCACACATCGTCACTGGTGGCTATATGCCGATCCTCACCGAGAATGACCAGTGCCGCGAGACCGCGTTGGTCGGTCAAGCTGATAGGCAGCTGACTATCGACATGATCACCGAGTTAAACAAGGTCGTCGAAGCTGCAGCTAACCGCAACGGCGCAACCTATGTCATGCCAGAAGGTGCCGAGAACCACACCGCATGTGCAGCCCCGTCGGAGCGCTGGGTTGAGTTCCTCGGTTACCCGACCTCCACTTACCCGATGCACCCGACTAAGATCGGTCACCGCAAGATGGCTGAAGCCATGCTCGAGGCTGCTGAACAGTTCGAATACTAACCTTAGCCTCTAGTCACCACAGCAAAAACCCGCTTTCCTACTCACTAGGAAAGCGGGTTTTCTCGTGTGCTGGTGCAGGCTGACTTAGGTTGACACTGTTATGACCCTGGACATAGCACCTAATTCTTCAAACAAGAATATTTCAGAGTGACAGTTGGACTGGTGAGGGTAACTTTCAGTACTGTTCATTGCAATATCGTCAGCGCGTCACGCAGCTGGCCCGTGGCGTAGAGACGCAGACCCGCAGTGATGACCACGGCCTGGAGGCCTGCCTGCTC comes from Corynebacterium cystitidis and encodes:
- a CDS encoding DUF2326 domain-containing protein, with amino-acid sequence MREISDRKSELKAEETSLSSRTEQDIQERFPRRKQIVARFGEIIEKLYGEAANLMISSGKSGPQFEVELPKTGSGGVQLMAIFAYDIAISEDLAKRNAGPGFLIHDSGMFADVDERQTAIALEVAYSSAKAFGYQHIITMNSDNVPVEDFEDIEFFEDSIVLYLRDGDDSGRLLGQRI
- a CDS encoding IS256 family transposase, giving the protein MTRRDPEDKARIDAIEEKLLANPEVAKIIKELATSTTDANELVRGMLQASLSAALQAEMDVHLGYQSGDRAAKNAARADNHRNGSYPKTVDSNYGPVTIDVPRDRQGTFVPTMVPKGVRRLTDVDDMIVSLYAGGMTIRDIQHHLATALKIDVSHETISAVTDAVLDEVLQWQSRQLDEFYPVVFLDALRIKVRDGGRVVNKSAYLAIGVDMDGIKHILGIWIAKEEGASFWAQVCSHLANRGVKDVFIVCCDGLKGLPEAVEATWPNSMVQTCIVHLIRAANRWVAYGDRKAVSAALKQIYTAADEDQAAQALEHFAATELGQKYPQSVKVWRDAWDRFIPFLQFPPAARKVIYTTNSIESFNNQLRKATRNRVQFTNDESAVKTLWLMICNIEDRRAAKRAKEGKKVAATAGRLIEGARVAGWKQAINQMSVAYPDRFQNYL
- a CDS encoding ATP-binding protein: MSEEELKEQFSRAKIATAGARALEMLADPAYDHFSFYDFLCEMMLAQDTNRKANATRKAIAGAHFANPNISIEHINPNPETGLSAQRLARLKDSEWIIGPNTQNLIIIGPTGSGTSYLAQAIGVNACINQLKVRYWRLAELARHFDALRDNTFALDSLTQQLAKYHLLIIDDFYTTEISRHASSLLFSLMDAREGQATVIVSQLEPQDWMKQIPNQVTAESLINRILHPSMVIRLDGKTNLRAQHNPSEAI
- a CDS encoding IS630 family transposase, whose translation is MSHAAAALEVTEQQRQGLEEIASSPSRPYREVIRAKALLAACDGVANLEIARRCDVSAVTVRAWRRHFQQHGLNNFGAVAPGRGRKPTYSNEDYISMLEMLFNSEPPGGDSRWSVRTMAAACGMSKSTVAKIWKSLGIAPHRTDIFKLSNDPEFTEKLVDIVGLYLNPPEKAVVLCVDEKSSIQARVSSCLCVGLIL
- a CDS encoding SGNH/GDSL hydrolase family protein, whose amino-acid sequence is MFFFSNFFRRIRTYVVTATFTVASILSSLIPGIPSPTLPTPPVTTTTSPTSPTTPSTEPSEPSEPTPEPSEPTPEPSEPTPEPSEPSEPTTPAEPTGVINYVSLGDSYAAMGSFNVGHDGPSYCYRSLDNYGQVILNGEKIVGTDVSCSGAEADSIYGHQWVPRAGAMLPPQVDALSEDTQLVSVTVGANDLGQYDFGQCVIGAVREQKVSDCAPQFEDKIWTEMDNLPSELDKAYAAIREAAPNAHIVTGGYMPILTENDQCRETALVGQADRQLTIDMITELNKVVEAAANRNGATYVMPEGAENHTACAAPSERWVEFLGYPTSTYPMHPTKIGHRKMAEAMLEAAEQFEY